CGGCGCTCAGACCGAGGGCCGCGAGCACGCCGTAGTAGGGATCGGGGCAGGGTTTGGGCTGATACGCGGCGACACGGATATCGAAGATCTCTTCGAAGTGCTCCGCCAGTCCGAGAGCGGCAAGCACCCGCTCGGCATGCCTCCTGGACCCGTTGGTGAATATACACCGGCGGGCGGCCAGCCCCGAGAGTTCGCGGCCAAGGTCGAGGTCCGGCAGAAGCCTTCCGGCTATATCGACATCATGGACATATTCCAGATAGTGCTCCGGATCGACTCCGTAATGCCGGATCAGCCCTTGGAGAGTGGCGCCGTACGCCTTCCAGTAGTGCCGGCGCAGCCCGTCCACCTCCGCGGGCCGGATGGCGACGACCTCCTCCATGAAACGGTTGATCCGCTTATCGATCAACGAGAAGAGGTCCCGCTCCGGCGCATAAAGCGTATTATCAAGATCAAAAAGAATCGCATCCATAGTTCATTATCCTGCAGGGGCACTGCCCGCGCCGCCTGGGCGACCCCGGCGAAGGTGCCCTGATTCGGACGGCATTCCGCCCTTTATTCTATCAAATCCAGCGTCTCACGAATTTTACGGATCGTCTCCCGGTACT
The genomic region above belongs to Desulfuromonas sp. TF and contains:
- a CDS encoding pyrimidine 5'-nucleotidase, with the protein product MDAILFDLDNTLYAPERDLFSLIDKRINRFMEEVVAIRPAEVDGLRRHYWKAYGATLQGLIRHYGVDPEHYLEYVHDVDIAGRLLPDLDLGRELSGLAARRCIFTNGSRRHAERVLAALGLAEHFEEIFDIRVAAYQPKPCPDPYYGVLAALGLSAERCIMVEDSPDNLATAKDLGMTTVLVGAGPPAPFVDYQAPTAFAACRLVSSLF